Proteins encoded by one window of Venturia canescens isolate UGA chromosome 2, ASM1945775v1, whole genome shotgun sequence:
- the Rab3-GEF gene encoding MAP kinase-activating death domain protein isoform X6, which translates to MDIQKKFLCPRLMDYLAIVGARPSPGSRQPVQVPELLRRYPVEDHKDFPMPLDMVYFCQPEGCSSVGPKRTALREATSFTFTLTDKDSGKTRYGICVNFYRPIERASNSGSGGVWVRRERNDPKLRKESWRKSMEKSSDSAFSSDYRSSVIGPSDSEKDCPSRRDSDTPVTSRAPRLGITAPSGDSESGGSHSPSPRASRRRQRIRNHSLTSLCIISHHPFLTRFRECLFALKRIIDACNENSSPQKVGASRQTSRDTVWSVLTGQAFDAAPSIVLHDVREIETWILRLLSAPVPVPEKTRVEVDILSPQLQPLCFALPDHTRFSLVDFPLHLPLELLGVDMCLKVLTLILLEHKIVLQSRDYNALSMSVMAFVTMIYPLEYMFPAIPLLPTCMSCAEQLLLAPTPFVIGIPASFLMYKKKFRMPDDIWLVDLDSNKITPPTGLNDNLPPLPEPEGSILKNHLRQAMQLMDQTGSGAMSSAGTPQPRQTPIRNTSPQPPSLQSPTRRESSSSHHSTLSVTSTKHRPSMDLGSYNQHSPLSSPGQSTVSSPRRASRASLSHSPQKPLAQGSLPFNPFIYGNDVDSVDVATRVAMVRFFNSQNLLANFTEHTRTLRLYPRPVVAFQINSFLHSRPGRANPFLEEFARTQAVEFLAEWCLTPSNVAFLRVQTGVFDPAQIGDKCRWFANTLEPICFSVWDPSSSLANALKSAEEMENQPTDESGSDSEGADSTSSSYSSLSDFVSEMVSSDLSPSYNCPQATLPQPMSLSVDPKNVYHPPNSLQYPGTIEDPSNRPESPASTSSSHSDLSSPSFNRDSELELNPKLQESLPATKGDNDKEEGGSFESDSASTTTTPRTVLSAQSTVGHIGIGATTSFASSAAIVDTERPTTPHRTSRLSRSVTPVPLIGTTGLQRQPSVGNVLARTSSFGSAVGPLLPRQSSAGSDSSASSRAGTPSNAQRQRSPSGGSPLQHQNSGGATGNGVLRQGSQGSLFEQIASQAKDLVRETTRQSSQDGLLAHMDKLKHQAKEKINEAGEDSLFAPLEQALTQQTKKAVDGATKSVQEASKSALEASKTAAGVSKNTFDDLTYVGKSTFGDLTKSAKEVAAKKGLLKGLGKSQQSPPHTPGSPGMMPRKDSNSNQLVASDPRSGRRDMGRDFFSNVSSDLNGIAAQTSSMFSDLFGNKNSSNRNASPHPQSQKTKEKSQPFGPFRRGKTGLMEKSSLIKHSPSKSNQEELQRMQNAERSNTNSDNQAFLTDVVNQALAGEGIGWFKINRMKDLMKDESYRDFVVTKLNKGLNRKISPDDHIDDVCITRPMYKEMLKCLQAVANGLANSYRSDGLGGMASVFQLMEIAHTHYWSKNLAEGTFESPCLYQESPTESRDNSKSPQSPGHPEFSDSSHKSSSYSHDSPKIRLEAPRSQQHSGPDSGQSTTEMFFDMFTKKGKLLSKLTSFDSDGQKSAGAASNETLSSETSSAMGQGVFRHAHQASIRSAVSDSEVDQSNLLREKQRTGSVWSSKSSLTTGFGYHGRGLVPSTTTPSPDAARTYLFEGLLGKDRIGLWDQMQFWEDAFLDAVSQERDMIGMDQGPGEMMERYKSLSDSERRRLEHDEDRLLCTLLHNLTAILVMLNVEKNELKRKVRRLLGKSHIGLIYSQELNQLLDQIDNLQHGNDIDLKPLTSRQMHRQSFTVHSGTDADGDLRFMEVRHDGLVLRSVNGVIVERWWYERLVNMTCSPKNKVLCLSRRNGEQLEFHNYYTKKCKDLYYCIRDAIEKAAARGHANLGVELGDEFPVQDMRTGEGGLLQVCIEGVGLLFANSKFFVRLDHISKCFTQNGGIFVLEEFNPKTRQVIQRKYKSPMAREIWYAVTCVFSYLSTGMKQRKLAQSKALPQPASTGSGTAEQKQQQQQQQQQHHQLQQQQSNPQGHRTMPVDPFQSHQH; encoded by the exons ATGGATATACAGAAGAAATTTTTGTGCCCCCGCTTAATGGACTATTTGGCCATTGTGGGGGCGAGACCTTCGCCAGGATCTCGTCAGCCTGTGCAG GTTCCAGAACTGTTGCGCAGGTATCCTGTGGAGGATCACAAAGATTTTCCTATGCCCTTGGACATGGTTTACTTCTGCCAGCCCGAGGGTTGCAGTAGCGTCGGTCCAAAGCGTACTGCTTTAAGGGAGGCAACCTCTTTCACCTTCACCCTGACCGATAAAGATTCAG GAAAAACTCGATATGGAATTtgcgttaatttttatcgaccgATCGAACGGGCAAGCAATTCCGGTAGTGGAGGAGTTTGGGTCCGGAGGGAAAGGAATGATCCCAAGCTCCGAAAAGAGAGTTGGCGAAAAAGCATGGAGAAAAGCTCGGACTCGGCATTCTCAag CGATTATAGGAGCAGTGTGATCGGACCAAGCGACTCGGAAAAAGACTGTCCCAGTAGAAGAGACTCGGATACCCCGGTGACCTCACGAGCCCCTAGATTAGGAATCACTGCCCCCAGCGGAGATAGCGAAAGTGGCGGAAGTCATTCGCCTTCGCCTCGAGCATCCCGACGAAGACAG CGGATACGTAACCACTCGTTGACGTCGCTCTGCATCATTTCCCATCATCCATTTTTAACGAGATTTCGCGAATGCCTATTCGCTCTGAAACGAATAATCGACGcctgcaacgaaaattcatcCCCTCAAAAAGTTGGTGCGTCCAGACAAACAAGCAG AGACACTGTTTGGAGCGTGCTGACTGGTCAAGCTTTTGACGCAGCACCATCAATCGTGCTTCACGACGTTAGAGAAATCGAGACCTGGATTTTGAGATTACTTAGCGCTCCGGTTCCGGTTCCCGAAAAAACCAGGGTCGAAGTTGACATTTTGTCACCACAATTGCAACCGCTGTGCTTCGCCCTGCCCGATCACACGCGATTTTCCCTCGTCGATTTTCCACTCCATTTGCCACTTGAACTTTTGGGCGTCGACATGTGTCTCAAAGTTCTTACTCTCATTCTCCTTGAACACAag ATTGTTTTACAATCCCGAGATTACAACGCTTTATCGATGTCTGTGATGGCCTTCGTCACGATGATATATCCCCTCGAATACATGTTCCCCGCAATTCCATTGCTCCCAACATGCATGAGTTGCGCGGAACAGTTGTTACTCGCACCCACACCATTCGTCATTGGAATACCAGCCTCGTTcctgatgtacaaaaaaaaatttaggatGCCCGACGATATATGGCTCGTCGATCTCGATAGCAATAAAATTACTCCACCGACTGGGCTCAACGATAATTTGCCCCCCTTACCTGAACCTGAAGGATCGATACTCAAAAATCACCTCAGACAG GCTATGCAGCTGATGGATCAGACGGGCTCTGGT gCAATGTCGAGCGCGGGAACACCACAGCCTCGCCAAACTCCCATAAGGAATACGTCGCCTCAGCCTCCGTCGCTTCAATCTCCCACGCGACGAGAAAGTTCATCTTCTCATCACTCCACTCTAAG CGTAACGAGTACAAAGCATAGGCCAAGTATGGATTTAGGAAGTTACAATCAACACAGTCCGTTGAGTTCACCGGGTCAATCAACGGTGTCTAGTCCACGGCGTGCGTCTCGGGCTAGCTTGTCACATTCGCCACAAAAGCCATTGGCTCAAGGGTCATTGCCGTTCAATCCGTTTATATATGGGAACGACGTGGATTCTGTGGACGTTGCGACGCGGGTCGCGATGGTCCGTTTCTTCAACTCGCAAAACTTATTGGCCAATTTTACGGAACATACGCGTACGCTGCGATTGTATCCGAGGCCAGTTGTcgcttttcaaataaattcatttttgcacTCGAGGCCAGGACGCGCGAATCCCTTCCTCGAGGAATTCGCTCGGACTCAAGCTGTCGAATTTCTCGCCGAATGGTGTTTGACCCCGAGCAATGTCGCCTTTCTACGAGTCCAAACTGGCGTTTTCGACCCCGCACAAATCGGGGACAAATGTCGATGGTTCGCCAACACTCTCGAACCTATTTGCTTCTCCGTGTGGGACCCGAGCAGCTCCCTCGCTAATGCACTCAAATCCGCtgaagaaatggaaaatcaaccCACCGACGAAAGCGGATCTGACTCCGAGGGTGCTGATAGCACCAGCTCTTCCTATTCATCCTTGAGTGACTTTGTTTCGGAAATGGTCTCTTCCGATCTCTCACCCA GCTATAACTGTCCCCAAGCGACACTGCCGCAGCCAATGTCGTTGTCGGTCGATCCAAAGAACGTTTATCATCCACCAAACAGTTTGCAATATCCGGGGACTATCGAGGACCCATCGAATCGTCCGGAAAGTCCAGCGAGCACTTCATCCAGTCACAGTGACTTGAGTAGTCCCAGTTTCAACAGGGATTCCGAGCTCGAATTGAACCCTAAATTGCAGGAATCGTTGCCGGCCACCAAAGGCGATAAC GATAAAGAGGAGGGAGGTAGTTTTGAATCGGACTCTGCATCGACAACGACAACTCCACGAACTGTACTGAGCGCTCAAAGTACGGTAGGACATATTGGAATTGGCGCGACAACGAGTTTCGCGAGTTCTGCTGCGATCGTCGACACTGAACGCCCTACCACCCCTCACAGGACCTCACGCCTTAGTAGATCTGTCACTCCA GTTCCACTGATTGGTACAACGGGTCTTCAACGTCAGCCGAGCGTTGGTAACGTTCTCGCACGTACTTCGAGCTTTGGCTCAGCGGTTGGGCCACTCTTGCCGAGACAATCGAGTGCGGGAAGTGACAGTAGCGCGTCATCGCGAGCCGGAACTCCATCGAACGCCCAACGACAACGCAGTCCCTCCGGTGGTTCTCCTTTGCAGCATCAAAATAGCGGTGGTGCAACTGGAAATGGCGTACTCAGGCAAGGATCCCAAGGCTCATTGTTCGAACAAATTGCTAGTCAGGCGAAAGACCTCGTGCGAGAAACCACCAGGCAAAGTAGCCAGGATGGACTTCTCGCGCATATGGACAAG CTGAAACATCAagcgaaggaaaaaatcaatgaagctGGGGAAGACAGTCTTTTCGCACCGTTAGAACAG GCA CTAAcacaacaaacaaaaaaagctGTCGATGGTGCTACAAAATCGGTTCAAGAGGCCTCCAAATCCGCTCTTGAAGCTAGCAAAACTGCTGCTGGCGTCAGCAAAAATACCTTCGACGATTTGACCTACGTGGGCAAAAGCACTTTCGGCGATTTAACGAAAAGCGCGAAAGAGGTCGCAGCGAAAAAAGGCTTACTCAAG GGACTGGGAAAATCGCAACAATCTCCGCCTCATACACCAGGTTCACCGGGGATGATGCCACGCAAGGATTCGAACAGTAACCAATTGGTTGCTTCCGATCCTCGGAGCGGACGCCGGGATATGGGTCGCGACTTTTTCAGTAATGTCAGCAGCGATCTAAACGGTATCGCTGCTCAAACGAGCAGCATGTTCAGCGATCTCTTTG gaaataaaaatagttctAATCGGAACGCTAGTCCGCACCCCCAGTcgcaaaaaacaaaagaaaagagcCAGCCTTTCGGACCTTTCCGTAGAG GCAAAACAGGGTTGATGGAGAAATCGTCGTTGATAAAACATTCGCCAAGCAAAAGCAATCAGGAGGAACTTCAACGGATGCAAAATGCTGAGAGATCCAACACCAACAGTGACAATCAAGCTTTTCTCACAGAT GTTGTCAATCAAGCTTTAGCGGGTGAAGGCATCGGGTGGTTCAAAATAAATCGTATGAAGGATCTCATGAAGGACGAAAGTTATAGGGATTTCGTTGTGACAAAATTAAACAAGGGTCTCAACAGGAAAATCAGTCCGGATGATCATATCGACGATGTG TGCATCACCCGACCAATGTACAAAGAAATGCTAAAGTGCCTTCAAGCGGTAGCCAATGGCTTGGCGAACTCATACAGAAGCGACGGATTAGGAGGAATGGCCTCGGTTTTTCAACTCATGGAGATCGCTCATACACATTATTGGAGCAAAAATTTGGCTGAGGGCACCTTTGAAAGTCCCTGTCTTTATCAG GAAAGTCCAACCGAGAGTAGAGACAATTCAAAATCGCCTCAGTCTCCAGGACATCCAGAATTTTCTGACAGCAGCCACAAATCTTCTTCGTATTCGCACG ATTCGCCGAAAATTCGGCTCGAGGCGCCACGCTCGCAACAACATTCGGGCCCTGACTCGGGACAATCGACTACCGAAATGTTCTTCGATATGTTCACGAAGAAGGGCAAACTTTTGAGCAAGCTCACCTCCTTCGATTCTGAC GGTCAAAAAAGTGCGGGGGCAGCGAGCAATGAAACTTTGTCTTCGGAAACGAGCAGCGCGATGGGCCAAGGAGTTTTTCGTCATGCTCATCAAGCTTCGATTCGCAGTGCAGTTTCCGATAGCGAAGTCGATCAGAGCAAT cTTTTACGCGAAAAACAACGAACTGGGAGTGTGTGGTCGAGTAAATCATCTTTGACCACTGGCTTTGGATATCATGGTCGTGGTTTGGTACCTTCGACTACGACACCCAGCCCGGACGCAGCAAGAACATATTTGTTCGaag GTCTTCTGGGTAAAGATCGTATCGGACTTTGGGACCAGATGCAATTTTGGGAAGACGCCTTTCTCGACGCTGTTTCTCAGGAACGTGACATGATTGGAATGGATCAAGGTCCTGGAGAGATGATGGAACG GTACAAGAGTTTGAGCGACAGCGAGAGGCGGCGCTTAGAACACGACGAGGACAGGTTACTATGTACACTTCTGCACAATCTTACCGCCATTTTGGTGATGCTGAACGTTGAAAAGAACGAGCTGAAGCGGAAAGTACGAAGGCTTCTCGGGAAAAGTCACATTGGGTTGATATACAGCCAAGAGTTGAACCAGCTGCTCGATCAGATTGACAATCTC CAGCATGGCAACGACATCGACCTTAAACCCTTGACCTCGCGTCAAATGCATCGCCAATCCTTCACCGTACACTCCGGTACCGACGCCGATGGAGATTTACGATTTATGGAAGTACGTCACGATGGCCTCGTCCTCCGATCCGTGAACGGCGTTATCGTCGAGCGTTGGTGGTACGAACGCCTCGTCAACATGACCTGCAGCCCGAAGAATAAAGTTCTCTGCTTGTCTAGGCGAAATGGTGAACAACTcgaatttcacaattattatacaaaaaaa TGCAAGGATCTTTACTATTGTATAAGAGACGCGATAGAAAAGGCAGCAGCGCGAGGTCATGCGAACTTGGGTGTCGAGCTCGGTGACGAGTTTCCGGTCCAGGATATGCGAACAGGGGAAGGTGGACTTCTCCAGGTTTGCATTGAAGGTGTTGGTCTCCTGTTCGCCAATAGCAAG TTCTTTGTAAGACTAGATCATATCAGCAAGTGCTTTACTCAGAATGGTGGGATCTTCGTTTTGGAAGAATTCA ATCCAAAAACTAGACAAGTAATTCAACGTAAATATAAGTCACCAATG GCTCGCGAAATTTGGTACGCAGTGACTTGTGTATTCTCATATTTGTCGACTGGCATGAAACAACGCAAATTGGCGCAAAGCAAAGCGTTGCCACAGCCAGCAAGTACAGGCAGCGGGACTGCGGAAcaaaagcagcagcagcaacaacaacagcaacaacatcACCAACTTCAGCAGCAACAATCGAATCCTCAAGGCCATAGAACAATGCCTGTGGACCCTTTCCAGAGTCATCAACACTGA